Proteins encoded by one window of Balneolaceae bacterium:
- a CDS encoding ZIP family metal transporter encodes MSAKNSIERPKENDFLNGAIAVLLLIAVMAASYWVVGDMTDGNVTIYHVFVAAFITAATTGFGAIPFLFIKSFDNKWLGVGNSVAAGLMLGASIGLVYEGFTIEGVEYSIIKVIGGLIAGGILVLLSHKILDNTDEDYSIGQVTGASAIKMLMIVGIMTVHSFAEGVGVGVSFGESSSFGSFISIAIAIHNIPEGLAISLILIPRGTTVRKAAFWSIFSSLPQPIMAVPAFLFVLAFKTYLPIGLGIAAGAMFWMVFRELLPDARDELKSHRVYILMIITAIAMILFQIVLDA; translated from the coding sequence ATGAGCGCTAAAAATTCAATCGAACGGCCTAAAGAAAACGATTTTCTTAATGGCGCAATTGCTGTACTCCTGCTCATAGCTGTTATGGCAGCTTCCTACTGGGTGGTGGGAGATATGACTGACGGAAACGTGACTATCTATCATGTGTTTGTAGCTGCATTCATAACGGCTGCAACCACAGGTTTCGGGGCAATACCTTTTTTATTTATAAAAAGTTTCGACAATAAGTGGCTTGGAGTTGGAAATTCAGTTGCCGCCGGCCTGATGCTCGGGGCAAGCATCGGGCTTGTTTATGAGGGTTTTACGATTGAAGGGGTGGAATATAGCATCATTAAAGTTATCGGCGGCCTCATTGCAGGCGGAATACTGGTGTTGCTCTCTCATAAGATTCTTGACAATACCGATGAAGATTATTCGATAGGACAGGTAACCGGTGCAAGCGCCATTAAAATGTTGATGATTGTTGGTATTATGACGGTTCACTCATTTGCTGAAGGAGTTGGCGTTGGAGTATCGTTTGGCGAAAGCTCATCCTTTGGCTCCTTCATCTCCATTGCAATTGCCATCCATAACATACCGGAAGGGCTGGCTATCAGCCTTATTCTTATTCCGCGCGGAACTACTGTTCGGAAGGCGGCTTTTTGGAGTATATTCAGCAGCCTGCCTCAGCCCATTATGGCCGTTCCGGCGTTTTTATTTGTACTGGCATTTAAAACCTACCTGCCCATTGGCCTGGGAATTGCTGCAGGCGCTATGTTCTGGATGGTTTTCAGGGAACTTTTACCTGATGCCCGCGATGAGTTAAAGTCTCACCGTGTATATATTTTAATGATCATTACAGCTATAGCTATGATTCTTTTTCAAATAGTCCTGGATGCGTAA
- a CDS encoding MmcQ/YjbR family DNA-binding protein, whose amino-acid sequence MNIQKFRDYCLSFRKVNEEFPFDNNTLVFKVKGKIFALCNVDQFDSLNVKCEPAKAIELREKYPDIVIPGYHMNKKHWNTVKMPNNLPDDLLKSWIMNSYDLVVAKLPMKDQETLK is encoded by the coding sequence ATGAACATTCAAAAATTCCGCGACTATTGCCTGTCTTTTCGAAAAGTAAACGAGGAGTTTCCGTTTGATAATAACACGCTCGTGTTCAAAGTAAAGGGAAAGATATTTGCACTTTGCAATGTGGATCAATTTGACAGCTTGAATGTAAAATGTGAACCGGCTAAAGCTATAGAGCTCCGTGAAAAATATCCCGACATTGTTATTCCCGGTTATCATATGAATAAGAAACACTGGAACACTGTAAAGATGCCTAACAATCTCCCGGATGATTTGCTTAAATCATGGATCATGAATTCCTATGACCTGGTAGTAGCAAAATTGCCAATGAAAGATCAGGAGACGCTGAAATAA
- a CDS encoding DedA family protein has translation MFDWVKNIIESIGYPGIAFLMILENIFPPIPSEVIMPFAGFVTEQGELNFFGVIVAGTFGSVLGTIPFYYLGLKIGEDKIKSWAQKYGRWIMLSPNDIDRATRWFERHDASSVFICRLIPGIRTLISIPAGVARMNFFSFISLSVAGTTIWIGLLTYFGQILGRNYHRVEAYLDPVGFAVFGFIILSYIIYIIRNK, from the coding sequence ATGTTTGATTGGGTAAAAAATATCATTGAGTCGATTGGGTATCCCGGAATTGCTTTTTTGATGATTCTTGAAAACATCTTTCCGCCTATTCCATCGGAGGTAATCATGCCGTTTGCCGGATTTGTAACGGAGCAGGGAGAACTTAATTTCTTTGGAGTGATAGTTGCGGGTACTTTCGGTTCAGTTCTTGGAACGATTCCATTTTATTACCTCGGATTAAAAATTGGCGAGGATAAAATTAAGAGTTGGGCACAAAAATATGGGCGATGGATAATGTTGAGTCCTAACGATATCGACAGAGCCACCCGGTGGTTTGAACGGCATGATGCCTCTTCCGTATTCATTTGCCGCTTAATTCCCGGTATACGAACACTCATCTCCATTCCCGCCGGAGTTGCACGCATGAACTTCTTTAGTTTTATCTCTCTGTCTGTTGCCGGCACTACAATTTGGATAGGTTTGCTAACCTACTTTGGACAGATACTTGGCCGAAATTACCACCGAGTTGAGGCTTACCTGGACCCTGTTGGATTCGCTGTTTTTGGATTCATTATACTCTCTTATATCATATATATCATCAGAAATAAATAG
- a CDS encoding AI-2E family transporter: MDKYPLVIRSLILLSLAFLIIAALIITKTLLVPLCFSILLAYLLYPAAERLEKKGLSRILTNFVLIIFTTVIVIGSVYGMALLVATFTADLPEIQEQFRQNLSSFQRSLGSLIGVQESEQDSMIKNAVGNTGQYLQTFFTATANSILAVALVPVYTFLLLFYRDKFKNFIQLLVPDDKQNIADNIIEQASEVVPKYMKGLFIVCFVLMGINSLGFYLIGVQYAILFGIIAAIFNLIPYLGTVIGYGIVFIFVVATQSPGVALGVVGQFFVVQFFENNILTPNITGSYVQINPLVIIFSLIAGGMIWGMPGMFMVIPYLAMMKIVCENIESLKPIGYLLGTRGTERHTIQLSFLQSGQDSE; the protein is encoded by the coding sequence ATGGACAAATATCCACTTGTTATTCGGTCTCTTATCCTGTTATCGCTCGCATTTCTGATTATTGCTGCGCTTATCATCACAAAAACACTTCTCGTTCCTCTCTGCTTTTCCATACTCCTTGCATACCTGCTTTACCCGGCTGCAGAACGGCTCGAAAAAAAAGGGTTGTCAAGAATCCTCACCAACTTTGTACTCATTATTTTTACAACGGTGATAGTCATTGGATCTGTTTATGGTATGGCTCTGTTAGTAGCTACATTTACAGCAGATCTTCCTGAGATACAGGAACAGTTTCGACAGAATCTAAGCAGTTTCCAGCGTTCACTCGGTAGTTTAATCGGGGTTCAGGAAAGTGAACAAGATTCAATGATTAAAAATGCTGTAGGAAACACAGGCCAATATCTACAAACATTTTTTACGGCAACAGCAAACTCAATTCTGGCTGTAGCACTTGTTCCCGTGTACACATTTCTTCTTCTTTTTTACCGGGATAAGTTCAAAAATTTTATCCAGTTGTTGGTTCCTGACGATAAACAGAATATTGCCGATAATATCATTGAGCAGGCATCTGAAGTTGTGCCAAAATATATGAAAGGACTTTTTATTGTTTGTTTTGTGCTGATGGGGATCAACTCCCTGGGATTTTATCTTATTGGTGTTCAGTATGCCATTTTATTTGGAATTATCGCGGCGATCTTTAATCTCATTCCTTACCTGGGCACAGTTATAGGATATGGAATTGTCTTTATTTTTGTAGTTGCAACCCAATCGCCCGGTGTTGCACTTGGTGTTGTGGGGCAGTTCTTTGTGGTGCAGTTTTTCGAGAACAATATTCTCACTCCCAATATTACAGGCTCCTATGTTCAGATCAATCCGCTGGTCATTATCTTTTCACTGATCGCGGGAGGCATGATATGGGGCATGCCCGGAATGTTTATGGTTATTCCCTACCTGGCCATGATGAAAATTGTTTGTGAAAATATCGAATCACTCAAACCGATTGGATACCTGCTTGGAACGCGCGGGACGGAACGGCACACTATCCAGCTCAGTTTTCTTCAATCCGGTCAAGATTCCGAGTAA
- a CDS encoding DUF423 domain-containing protein, whose protein sequence is MALAVVFGAFGAHIVEGMLTPQRFEVYQTAVQYHFYHALGLLIVGTVSYHINNKWMKWSGYSLIAGILIFSGSLYLLTLLDIGWLGAITPIGGVAFILGWIFLFIAVLKKE, encoded by the coding sequence ATGGCACTTGCAGTAGTTTTCGGAGCATTTGGCGCTCACATTGTTGAGGGAATGTTAACTCCGCAGCGCTTTGAAGTGTATCAAACTGCCGTTCAATACCACTTCTATCATGCACTTGGTTTATTGATCGTTGGCACTGTCTCATACCACATCAACAACAAATGGATGAAATGGAGTGGGTACTCCCTGATCGCCGGTATTCTCATCTTTTCAGGCAGCCTCTATCTCCTCACGCTTTTGGATATCGGATGGCTCGGAGCTATTACTCCCATCGGCGGTGTTGCTTTTATTCTTGGGTGGATATTTCTATTTATTGCTGTTCTGAAAAAAGAGTAA
- a CDS encoding aminotransferase class V-fold PLP-dependent enzyme, whose translation MLNRRTMLKMLATLPFMGGLAGSNAIRKVSGEKLTRPKYSRDFFTELGVKPFINAWGTITAKSGSLMHPEVIEAYNYASQQFVDLNELQDKVGERIAEMLKCEGAMVTAGAASALTLGTAATITGKDPEKIRTLPNLPGEQLEVIIQKTHRFGYDHAVRNTGIKMVEVDGPQEMENAINDRTVMMLFFNAAGEHSVSHEQFVQIGKNHNVPTFIDAAADVPPVENLFKYTEIGFDLVTFSGGKAIRGPQSAGLLFGRKELIEAARLNTVPHSDTIGRGMKVNKEEILAMMVALEKYLERDHEKDWKEWENRVARIDEAVSTVPSVETNHYVFPVANHVPHLSIKWDQETIQITPPKLRENLESGYPSIVTFGGDESVEVSVFMMQPEEVGIVAKRLKEELENAMA comes from the coding sequence ATGTTAAACCGACGAACGATGTTAAAAATGCTTGCAACTCTTCCGTTTATGGGTGGGCTTGCGGGATCAAATGCGATCAGAAAAGTATCAGGTGAAAAATTGACTCGGCCGAAATACAGCCGCGATTTCTTCACAGAACTGGGAGTGAAACCGTTTATTAATGCCTGGGGCACGATTACGGCGAAGTCGGGATCGCTGATGCACCCGGAAGTGATTGAAGCATACAATTATGCTTCTCAACAGTTTGTGGATTTGAATGAGTTGCAAGACAAAGTCGGCGAGCGAATTGCAGAGATGCTGAAATGCGAGGGGGCAATGGTGACGGCAGGTGCAGCTTCTGCATTAACACTGGGTACAGCTGCAACGATTACGGGTAAAGACCCTGAAAAAATTCGGACACTGCCCAATCTGCCCGGAGAACAATTGGAAGTGATTATTCAAAAAACCCACCGTTTTGGCTACGATCATGCCGTTCGGAATACGGGCATAAAAATGGTTGAAGTGGACGGTCCGCAAGAGATGGAAAACGCGATTAATGACCGGACGGTGATGATGCTCTTTTTTAACGCCGCCGGCGAGCATAGCGTAAGTCATGAGCAGTTTGTTCAGATTGGCAAAAATCACAATGTCCCCACATTTATCGATGCGGCGGCTGATGTTCCTCCTGTTGAAAACCTTTTTAAATACACAGAAATTGGATTCGACCTTGTAACCTTCTCGGGCGGAAAAGCCATTCGGGGGCCACAGAGTGCCGGGTTGCTGTTCGGCCGAAAGGAGTTGATTGAAGCGGCTCGGCTCAACACGGTTCCACACAGTGATACCATTGGGCGTGGCATGAAAGTGAATAAAGAGGAGATCTTAGCAATGATGGTAGCGTTGGAAAAATATCTTGAACGCGATCATGAGAAAGACTGGAAAGAGTGGGAAAATCGTGTAGCCCGAATTGATGAGGCTGTGAGTACTGTTCCATCCGTAGAGACGAATCATTATGTGTTTCCCGTTGCCAATCATGTTCCCCATCTGTCCATCAAATGGGATCAGGAAACGATCCAAATTACACCTCCCAAGCTGCGTGAAAATCTGGAAAGCGGGTATCCATCTATTGTTACGTTTGGAGGCGATGAATCGGTTGAGGTCAGTGTGTTTATGATGCAGCCGGAGGAGGTTGGCATTGTAGCCAAACGGCTGAAAGAGGAACTGGAAAATGCTATGGCATAA
- a CDS encoding RidA family protein has product MTCAKPDNQTNSENLYDYDVEERISELGIELSPPTPPVANYVKAVRTGNLIFLSGHGPDKPEGGLVTGRVGTDQITVEEAKEAARLTGISLINSLKAEIGDLNKVKRIVKVLGMVNAEPTFGDHPQVINGFSDLMVEVFGDRGKHARSAVGMGSLPSNIPVEIEMIVEVVD; this is encoded by the coding sequence ATGACATGTGCAAAACCCGACAATCAAACCAATTCAGAAAACCTCTATGATTACGATGTGGAGGAGCGAATTTCGGAGCTGGGAATTGAACTGAGCCCTCCAACTCCACCGGTTGCGAATTATGTGAAAGCTGTTCGAACCGGAAATCTCATATTTCTCTCAGGTCATGGTCCCGACAAACCAGAAGGAGGACTTGTTACCGGCCGTGTGGGTACGGATCAGATTACCGTTGAAGAAGCCAAAGAAGCCGCTCGATTGACAGGAATTTCTCTCATCAATTCCCTGAAGGCTGAGATTGGCGATTTGAACAAAGTAAAACGAATTGTAAAAGTGCTGGGGATGGTGAATGCTGAACCCACTTTTGGCGACCATCCACAGGTTATCAACGGTTTTTCTGATTTGATGGTTGAAGTTTTTGGTGATCGCGGAAAACATGCGAGATCTGCGGTTGGGATGGGCTCCTTGCCAAGTAATATTCCCGTAGAAATTGAGATGATTGTGGAGGTTGTGGATTAA
- a CDS encoding amidohydrolase/deacetylase family metallohydrolase, which produces MTCSLFKVHFKQTASLFITLILLLPSLLFAQNYDLLLKDGHVIDSRNEIDGVFDIAISGNTIARVAANIPENEAKKVVDASGLYITPGLIDMHSHNFYGTEPYRAYSDGFNALPPDGFTFRSGVTTVVDVGGAGWRNFQQFKDQVIDRSQTRVLAFINIVGDGMSGAPEQNLADMDPRMTSIIANQHSEIVGVKIAHYNGRDWEPYRRTVTAAEKSNIPVMVDFGGAIPPLPIDSLVNDILRPGDIYTHVYGGGVEVRQAVIDENDQLRDGMLEAQENGIIFDVGHGGGSFFYSVAVPAIEQGLWPNTISTDIHIGSMNGGMKNMANLMSKFMNLGMTLNEVIEASTWKPAQVIQREELGHLSEGAVADIAVFSLQEGDFGFIDSRGFSLPGSQKLQPELTIRAGSVVWDLNGLAATPFEE; this is translated from the coding sequence ATGACCTGCTCACTATTTAAGGTTCATTTTAAACAAACCGCTTCGTTATTCATCACACTAATCCTGCTTTTACCATCCCTTCTGTTTGCCCAGAATTATGATCTCCTGCTAAAAGACGGACATGTCATAGACTCAAGAAATGAGATTGACGGTGTTTTTGATATCGCTATTTCCGGTAACACCATTGCCCGTGTTGCAGCAAATATCCCGGAAAATGAGGCGAAGAAAGTTGTGGACGCCTCCGGGCTCTATATCACTCCCGGCCTGATAGACATGCACAGCCACAATTTCTACGGTACGGAACCTTATCGCGCCTACAGCGATGGTTTTAATGCACTTCCCCCGGATGGTTTTACATTTCGATCCGGTGTAACCACCGTGGTGGATGTTGGCGGTGCTGGTTGGAGAAATTTTCAGCAGTTCAAAGACCAGGTGATTGACCGGTCACAAACCCGCGTTCTGGCGTTTATCAACATTGTGGGCGATGGTATGAGTGGCGCGCCCGAACAGAATCTTGCGGATATGGATCCGAGAATGACCTCGATTATTGCAAATCAACACTCTGAGATTGTAGGAGTTAAAATTGCTCACTACAACGGCAGAGATTGGGAGCCCTATCGCAGAACGGTCACTGCAGCCGAAAAATCAAACATCCCGGTGATGGTAGATTTTGGCGGAGCTATTCCGCCGCTTCCGATTGACAGTCTTGTGAATGATATTCTGCGTCCCGGAGACATCTACACACATGTTTATGGCGGTGGTGTGGAAGTCCGGCAGGCGGTAATTGATGAAAACGATCAACTGCGTGATGGTATGCTGGAGGCCCAGGAAAATGGAATCATTTTTGATGTGGGCCACGGAGGAGGCAGCTTCTTTTACAGTGTAGCCGTTCCGGCGATTGAGCAGGGATTGTGGCCAAATACCATCAGCACGGATATTCACATCGGCAGTATGAATGGCGGTATGAAAAATATGGCGAATCTGATGTCTAAATTTATGAATCTTGGGATGACTTTGAATGAAGTTATTGAGGCATCCACCTGGAAACCGGCACAGGTTATTCAGCGCGAAGAACTGGGACATTTAAGTGAAGGTGCCGTTGCGGATATTGCCGTTTTTAGTCTTCAAGAAGGAGATTTCGGGTTTATTGATTCCCGTGGATTCAGCCTCCCCGGATCTCAAAAACTACAACCGGAACTGACCATTCGCGCCGGGAGTGTAGTTTGGGATCTGAATGGACTGGCAGCTACTCCTTTTGAGGAATAA
- a CDS encoding RidA family protein — protein sequence MDHNTQKTTRKSAIKSMFSGLLAAGAGLFGISQAKAASSEESSKPITSITGKNQQGEVPLFSSVKIHDGLVYVAGKGEHGEGDITVHTNSVLDQIEEALEEAGSSMDRVLKVNVYLHDIRDYDGLNAAYRGRFGDSPPVRTTVSCHGGIPGNSLVEIDCIAAL from the coding sequence ATGGATCACAACACCCAAAAAACAACACGAAAATCTGCCATCAAATCAATGTTTAGTGGACTCCTGGCTGCCGGTGCCGGACTTTTCGGAATCTCACAGGCAAAAGCTGCTTCAAGTGAAGAATCTTCTAAACCGATTACATCCATTACCGGTAAAAATCAACAAGGCGAAGTTCCGCTTTTTTCAAGCGTAAAAATTCATGACGGCCTTGTGTACGTAGCCGGAAAAGGCGAACACGGAGAGGGAGATATTACGGTTCATACCAATTCGGTATTAGATCAGATTGAAGAAGCTCTTGAAGAAGCGGGGTCATCCATGGACAGAGTCCTGAAGGTGAATGTGTACCTTCATGATATCCGCGATTATGATGGTTTGAATGCGGCCTACCGCGGTCGGTTTGGAGACAGCCCGCCTGTTCGCACAACCGTTTCCTGCCACGGCGGAATACCCGGAAATTCACTGGTTGAAATTGACTGTATTGCCGCTCTTTAA
- a CDS encoding SMP-30/gluconolactonase/LRE family protein, giving the protein MNRRRFLKVIGGSVLAAPSLLSALPKISKQELFEVTHFTEPGSFTSGAEGPAVDTDGNLYAVNFARQGTIGKITPGGNGSVFIELSDGSIANGIRFNSRGEMFLADYVNHNVLKVDMDSKEISVFAHEPRMNQPNDLAIGANDILYASDPNWSESTGQLWRIDTNGTTTLLEENMGTTNGVEVSADEKKLYVGESVQRKVWQYDLSEAGEISNKRILIEFPDFGLDGMRCDQKGNLYITRHSKGTVVIVSPEGEIIREIKMADGKNITNLAFGGPDGKTVYCTVADIGNIQLFRTDTPGRSWKLFDRS; this is encoded by the coding sequence ATGAACAGACGGAGATTTTTAAAAGTAATCGGAGGATCAGTTTTAGCAGCACCTTCACTTTTATCCGCTTTACCGAAAATCAGCAAACAGGAACTTTTTGAAGTCACTCATTTTACGGAGCCGGGCAGTTTTACATCCGGTGCGGAAGGGCCGGCCGTGGATACAGATGGAAATCTCTACGCTGTGAATTTTGCCCGGCAGGGAACCATCGGAAAAATCACACCAGGTGGAAATGGCTCTGTTTTTATAGAACTGTCTGATGGGAGCATTGCCAACGGAATTCGATTTAACAGCCGGGGTGAAATGTTCCTGGCGGATTATGTGAATCACAATGTGCTGAAAGTGGATATGGATTCGAAAGAGATCTCTGTATTTGCGCATGAACCAAGAATGAATCAACCCAACGACCTGGCAATCGGAGCCAATGATATTTTGTACGCGAGTGATCCCAATTGGAGTGAATCCACCGGTCAGCTTTGGCGGATTGATACGAACGGAACCACAACACTACTTGAAGAAAATATGGGAACGACCAATGGCGTAGAGGTCAGTGCGGATGAGAAGAAGCTTTATGTAGGTGAATCGGTTCAGCGAAAAGTGTGGCAGTACGATCTGTCTGAAGCTGGAGAGATCAGCAACAAACGAATTTTGATAGAATTCCCCGATTTTGGATTAGATGGAATGCGATGTGATCAAAAAGGAAACCTTTATATCACCCGCCACAGCAAAGGCACGGTTGTAATCGTTTCGCCGGAGGGAGAAATTATTCGTGAAATTAAGATGGCGGACGGAAAAAACATTACCAATCTTGCGTTTGGCGGGCCGGATGGTAAAACTGTTTACTGCACCGTTGCCGATATTGGAAATATCCAGCTGTTCAGAACAGATACACCGGGAAGAAGCTGGAAGTTGTTTGATAGATCTTGA
- a CDS encoding PQQ-dependent sugar dehydrogenase, translating into MKSAALFGFLLISSISCQFENRVQLPPGDRDDGGLTLPDDFEAVVVADSVGPARHLVVNENGDIYVKLKRAYETGGIAAFRDTTGDGKADIIKTFSLDQTRGNYETGMEIHDGYLYYSTHLYVFRYPLIPGELIPDTTRRDTIVIDDHDPGHHEHIGKPLSFDGEGNLYTAYGAPSDACQEQNRIPGSPGQDPCPILEDHAGIWKFQSNQFNQVQQKSSNAENNSVLNPTGKRYASGLRSIVAMDWNPVDNELYVVQHGRDNLHSMWPQLFTAWDNAVLPAEEFARVADGSNFGWPYCFYDQFQEKKVLAPEYGGDGKVIGRCSEFDDPLVGFPGHFAPNDLKFYQADQFPEYYRNGAFIAFHGSTIRNPYPQAGYFVGFVPYKDGEFSQDWDVFANGFTEVDPVVNTNDSNYRPMGLAVGPDGSLYISDSVKGKIWRVMYKGDRESLWRGTTGQNERSKTNSQQYSIP; encoded by the coding sequence TTGAAATCTGCAGCCCTCTTTGGTTTTCTTCTGATAAGCTCCATCTCTTGTCAGTTTGAAAACCGTGTTCAACTTCCGCCCGGTGATCGGGATGATGGAGGGCTTACTCTGCCCGATGACTTCGAAGCAGTAGTGGTGGCCGATAGTGTTGGCCCGGCCCGCCATCTTGTGGTAAATGAAAATGGCGATATCTATGTAAAGTTGAAGCGAGCTTATGAAACCGGCGGAATTGCAGCGTTTCGTGATACGACCGGAGATGGAAAAGCAGATATCATCAAAACATTCAGCCTGGATCAGACCCGGGGGAATTACGAAACCGGTATGGAGATTCACGACGGTTATCTCTATTACAGCACACATCTGTATGTTTTTCGGTATCCATTGATTCCCGGTGAGTTGATTCCAGATACCACCCGCCGCGATACCATTGTGATTGACGATCACGATCCCGGTCATCATGAGCATATTGGAAAACCTCTCTCATTTGATGGTGAAGGAAATCTGTACACGGCTTATGGAGCACCCTCGGATGCGTGCCAGGAGCAGAATCGTATTCCGGGTTCGCCGGGACAAGATCCCTGCCCGATTCTTGAAGATCATGCAGGAATCTGGAAGTTTCAGTCGAATCAATTCAACCAGGTTCAACAGAAAAGTTCGAATGCAGAAAATAACTCTGTCTTAAATCCAACCGGAAAGAGATATGCTTCCGGCCTGCGCAGTATTGTGGCGATGGACTGGAATCCGGTTGATAACGAACTTTATGTGGTACAACACGGCCGCGATAATCTTCACAGCATGTGGCCTCAGCTGTTTACCGCCTGGGATAATGCCGTGCTGCCGGCCGAGGAATTTGCCAGGGTTGCAGACGGATCAAACTTTGGATGGCCCTACTGTTTTTACGATCAGTTTCAAGAGAAGAAAGTTTTGGCGCCGGAGTATGGTGGGGATGGAAAAGTAATCGGGCGATGCAGTGAGTTTGATGATCCGCTGGTTGGATTTCCGGGTCACTTTGCACCGAATGATTTGAAGTTCTATCAAGCCGACCAGTTCCCGGAGTATTACAGGAATGGGGCGTTCATCGCATTTCACGGATCAACCATTCGAAATCCCTACCCGCAGGCCGGTTATTTTGTGGGATTTGTGCCTTATAAAGATGGAGAATTCTCCCAGGATTGGGATGTTTTTGCAAACGGATTTACAGAGGTTGATCCGGTGGTAAATACAAACGATTCAAACTATCGCCCGATGGGATTGGCGGTGGGTCCGGATGGATCATTGTATATCAGCGATTCCGTGAAAGGAAAAATTTGGCGGGTGATGTATAAAGGAGACAGGGAATCATTATGGAGAGGAACAACTGGCCAAAATGAAAGAAGTAAAACGAACAGCCAGCAATATTCGATACCCTGA
- a CDS encoding cytochrome c, producing MKEVKRTASNIRYPDEVEDNLQKEIGVAGQRIYELYCAACHQRNGEGVAGRFPPIKGSTKIQHKDSLLTVILSGQNTPDYEIQMPPHDFLSDEEVAGLSTYILQEFGGYPDSVASDQVGKIREVLE from the coding sequence ATGAAAGAAGTAAAACGAACAGCCAGCAATATTCGATACCCTGATGAGGTCGAGGATAATCTGCAGAAAGAAATTGGAGTGGCAGGCCAGAGGATTTATGAATTGTACTGCGCGGCTTGCCACCAGCGAAATGGAGAAGGAGTAGCCGGGCGTTTTCCGCCGATTAAAGGATCAACAAAAATACAACACAAAGATTCGCTTTTAACGGTGATTCTATCCGGTCAGAATACTCCCGATTATGAAATTCAAATGCCCCCGCATGACTTTTTGAGTGATGAGGAGGTTGCCGGGCTTTCAACCTATATTCTGCAGGAATTTGGGGGTTATCCGGATAGTGTTGCTTCGGATCAGGTTGGAAAAATCCGCGAAGTTTTGGAGTAA
- a CDS encoding CDGSH iron-sulfur domain-containing protein: MQERTFSYDSDEIKVTWDKKRCIHAEECVHGLNDVFDPDQKPWIQPEKGSVDEITEVIERCPTGALHYEVKNGDRSEKPSSKNRIKLRENGPLYFFGDLEVQDAEGNTVLKDTRFALCRCGASANKPACDNSHEDLNWSADVGADTSGMEQMDEENQDTLLIKLMKNGPVLLEGIYTLESSKIGEVTSSKGIALCRCGGSSNKPFCDGTHKEIGFEAE; this comes from the coding sequence ATGCAGGAACGAACTTTCTCTTACGACAGCGATGAAATAAAAGTAACCTGGGATAAAAAACGGTGTATCCATGCGGAGGAGTGTGTGCATGGATTAAATGATGTGTTCGATCCCGATCAAAAACCCTGGATACAACCTGAAAAAGGGTCCGTTGATGAAATTACAGAAGTGATTGAACGATGCCCGACAGGTGCGCTTCATTATGAAGTGAAAAACGGAGACCGATCAGAAAAACCATCCTCAAAAAACCGAATTAAACTCCGGGAAAACGGTCCCTTATATTTTTTCGGTGACCTGGAAGTACAGGATGCTGAGGGAAATACTGTTTTAAAGGACACCCGTTTTGCTTTATGCCGATGTGGGGCTTCCGCCAACAAACCTGCCTGCGACAACTCTCATGAAGATTTAAACTGGAGTGCTGATGTTGGCGCGGATACTTCCGGTATGGAACAGATGGACGAGGAAAACCAGGATACGTTGTTGATCAAACTTATGAAGAACGGCCCGGTACTGCTCGAGGGCATATATACGTTGGAATCATCCAAAATTGGCGAAGTGACATCCTCAAAAGGTATTGCACTTTGCCGGTGCGGTGGTTCATCCAACAAACCCTTTTGTGACGGGACACATAAAGAGATTGGGTTTGAAGCCGAATAA